A single region of the Arthrobacter sp. zg-Y20 genome encodes:
- a CDS encoding ATP-binding protein: MSPALNPPAAPTEGVPTLDASVPEAAPGAVPTDGAARRCTALVAVQRPDVFSVTAGILAAAGLEPVAVRDLDGAVASARAAEPVLAVVDSSVRRIAGMDLLKRLRHEVPALTKLPVILVADEAGLDIDLMVELGIADFVASPVDPDDLTRRVDLMLATAEARRGRRMTAARLREDTRRISASIRATNDPQQMSEVVVHGLGETFQADHVFLMTFPDERVPELALSWSREGATGSIPALAGSTAVELAEKLWVRGRGLAVEDHRQPAGDEPVPLSPASLAAGLGTSMIVPLGHGDKAFGLVWLAGERGPRDWTSTETSLIQHASGNLAHGLVQGNLITAQRMVLKRLRELDQAKTDFVATVNHELRTPLTSITGYLDLILDGSGGDIPADVAEMLKIVGRNAVRLNQLITDLLTISRQDADEGTLDVEEVDLHELLQAVAASLAPAAGANNLDLRLELGPDPLCVDGDSAALEQVFTNLCSNAVKFTPAGGSVLVRAELVRAEGAGPSVRVQITDTGIGIPEAELPNLFRRFFRASNATSAAIPGTGLGLAIVQDIVLQHGGELGVESKVGSGTTATVLLPAGR, translated from the coding sequence ATGTCTCCGGCACTGAACCCCCCTGCTGCCCCCACGGAGGGCGTACCCACCTTGGACGCTTCCGTGCCGGAGGCGGCCCCCGGGGCTGTCCCCACGGACGGCGCCGCACGCCGCTGTACCGCGCTGGTGGCCGTGCAGCGGCCAGACGTGTTCTCGGTGACCGCCGGAATCCTCGCCGCCGCGGGGCTGGAACCTGTTGCCGTCCGGGACTTGGACGGGGCCGTTGCTTCCGCACGGGCTGCCGAACCGGTACTCGCCGTTGTCGATTCCAGTGTCCGCCGGATCGCTGGAATGGACCTGCTTAAGCGCCTGCGCCATGAAGTACCGGCCTTGACCAAGCTGCCGGTGATCCTGGTGGCGGACGAAGCCGGCCTCGACATAGACCTTATGGTCGAACTGGGAATTGCGGACTTTGTCGCCAGTCCGGTAGACCCCGATGACCTGACCCGCCGGGTGGACCTTATGCTGGCGACCGCCGAGGCGCGCCGGGGCCGCCGGATGACTGCAGCCCGGCTGCGCGAGGACACCCGCCGCATTTCCGCGTCCATCCGTGCCACCAATGATCCGCAGCAGATGTCGGAAGTAGTGGTCCACGGACTCGGCGAGACCTTCCAAGCGGACCATGTCTTCCTGATGACGTTCCCGGACGAGCGCGTTCCCGAGCTGGCACTGTCCTGGAGCCGTGAGGGAGCCACCGGTTCCATTCCAGCACTGGCGGGATCCACCGCCGTCGAGCTTGCGGAAAAGCTGTGGGTACGGGGCCGCGGACTCGCCGTCGAAGACCATCGCCAGCCGGCCGGCGACGAGCCGGTCCCGCTGAGCCCGGCGTCATTGGCCGCCGGGCTCGGGACGTCCATGATTGTGCCGCTGGGCCACGGGGATAAGGCCTTCGGTTTGGTGTGGCTTGCCGGTGAACGCGGCCCCCGGGACTGGACCAGCACTGAAACCTCCCTGATCCAGCATGCCAGCGGAAACCTCGCCCACGGGCTGGTGCAGGGAAACCTGATCACCGCGCAGCGGATGGTGCTCAAACGCCTGCGGGAACTGGACCAGGCGAAAACGGATTTCGTGGCCACCGTCAACCATGAGCTGCGGACCCCGCTGACCTCCATCACCGGATACCTCGACCTCATCCTGGACGGCTCCGGCGGCGACATCCCCGCCGACGTCGCGGAAATGCTGAAGATCGTAGGCCGCAACGCGGTGCGGCTCAACCAGTTGATTACCGACCTGCTCACCATCTCCCGCCAGGATGCCGACGAGGGCACCCTGGATGTTGAAGAGGTGGACCTTCATGAGCTGCTCCAGGCGGTTGCGGCGTCCCTGGCCCCTGCGGCCGGCGCGAACAACCTGGATCTGCGCTTGGAGCTCGGCCCGGATCCGCTCTGTGTGGACGGTGACAGCGCTGCCTTGGAGCAGGTTTTCACCAACCTCTGCTCCAATGCCGTGAAGTTCACCCCCGCTGGCGGATCCGTCCTGGTCCGGGCAGAGCTGGTGCGTGCCGAGGGCGCCGGGCCGAGCGTCCGAGTGCAGATCACGGATACCGGAATCGGCATCCCCGAAGCCGAGCTGCCCAATCTCTTCCGCCGGTTCTTCCGCGCTTCCAACGCCACCTCGGCCGCCATTCCCGGAACCGGGCTTGGCCTGGCCATTGTGCAGGACATTGTGCTGCAGCACGGCGGGGAACTGGGCGTCGAATCGAAGGTGGGTTCGGGCACCACCGCAACGGTCCTGCTGCCCGCAGGCCGTTAG
- a CDS encoding ABC transporter ATP-binding protein, with the protein MSMEGAAWSSLHKISRGSGNDRKISRETLKRIIRFAAPYRFRLLGFVLLSVVGAFLAVATPVLAGEVVNSIVAGTAPGVVVRLALLIAVVAVADAAVSLATRWFSSRIGESVILDLRTAVFDHVQKMPVAFFTRTRTGALVSRLNNDVIGAQQAFSGTLSGVVSNVVALVLTLIVMLGTSWQVTVLAMLLLPVFLLPARRMGGRLAALRREAANHNASMGTQMTERFSAPGATLIKLFGRPDAESREFALRASRVRDIGVKTAMMQSVFVTALTLVSALALALVYGLGGYLALQGSLNTGDVVTLALLLTRLYAPLTSLANARVEVMSAVVSFERVFEILDLRPLIREKDSPAPVPAGPLSVEFDDVRFAYPTADKVSLASLEDVAVLDTRGGEEVLHGISFRVDPGQTVALVGTSGAGKSTIAQLLSRLYDVDSGAVRFSGTDVRDLSFAGIRQALGMVTQDGHLFHETIRANLLLANPGASDEEVWDALRRARLEDMVRSLPDGLETMVGERGYRLSGGERQRMTIARLLLAQPRIVILDEATAALDSTSEAAVQAALGEALQGRTAVVIAHRLSTIRNADRILVIEDGRIAEQGTHSQLLAQGGRYAELYNTQFAADPAAESDTAARS; encoded by the coding sequence ATGAGTATGGAAGGCGCAGCCTGGAGCTCGCTTCACAAAATCTCGCGCGGCAGCGGAAATGACCGGAAGATCTCCCGGGAAACCCTGAAGCGGATCATCCGTTTCGCCGCTCCCTACCGTTTCCGGCTGCTGGGCTTTGTCCTGCTGTCGGTGGTCGGGGCATTCCTTGCCGTGGCCACGCCTGTACTGGCCGGCGAGGTGGTCAACTCCATCGTGGCCGGGACCGCTCCCGGCGTGGTGGTTCGGCTGGCCCTGCTGATCGCCGTCGTCGCCGTTGCCGACGCCGCCGTCTCCCTCGCCACCCGGTGGTTCTCCTCGCGCATTGGTGAAAGCGTCATCCTGGACCTGCGGACCGCGGTGTTCGACCACGTGCAGAAAATGCCGGTGGCGTTCTTCACGCGTACCCGCACCGGCGCCCTGGTCAGCCGGTTGAACAATGACGTCATTGGCGCCCAGCAGGCCTTCAGCGGCACCCTCTCCGGAGTGGTGAGCAACGTCGTCGCCCTGGTGCTGACCCTGATCGTGATGCTCGGGACGTCCTGGCAGGTGACTGTGCTGGCCATGCTGCTGCTGCCGGTGTTCCTGCTGCCGGCCCGGCGGATGGGAGGACGGCTGGCCGCCCTGCGGCGCGAAGCCGCCAACCACAATGCCTCGATGGGCACCCAGATGACCGAGCGGTTCTCCGCCCCCGGTGCCACCCTGATCAAGCTGTTCGGCCGGCCCGACGCCGAATCCCGGGAATTCGCCCTGCGCGCGTCCCGGGTCCGCGATATTGGCGTCAAGACCGCCATGATGCAGTCGGTCTTCGTGACCGCCCTGACCCTGGTTTCCGCCCTGGCGCTGGCCCTGGTTTACGGGCTGGGCGGCTATCTAGCCCTGCAGGGAAGCCTGAACACGGGCGACGTCGTCACCCTGGCCCTGCTGTTGACCCGCCTGTACGCGCCGCTGACCTCCCTGGCCAATGCCCGCGTGGAGGTTATGAGCGCGGTGGTGAGTTTCGAGCGGGTCTTCGAGATCCTCGACCTGCGCCCCCTCATCCGGGAAAAGGACAGCCCCGCCCCGGTGCCCGCCGGTCCGCTGAGCGTGGAGTTCGACGACGTGCGCTTCGCGTACCCCACCGCGGACAAGGTTTCCCTGGCCTCGCTGGAGGACGTGGCCGTTTTGGATACACGCGGCGGCGAGGAAGTCCTGCACGGGATATCTTTCCGGGTGGACCCTGGCCAGACGGTAGCCCTGGTAGGCACTTCCGGCGCCGGCAAATCCACCATTGCGCAGTTGCTCTCCCGGCTTTACGACGTCGACTCGGGTGCCGTGCGCTTCTCCGGCACCGACGTCCGTGACCTGAGCTTTGCCGGCATCCGGCAGGCCCTGGGCATGGTCACGCAGGACGGGCACCTGTTCCACGAAACCATCCGGGCCAACCTGCTCCTGGCGAACCCCGGGGCCAGCGACGAAGAGGTCTGGGACGCGCTGCGCCGGGCCCGGCTCGAGGACATGGTGCGCTCCCTGCCGGACGGGCTGGAGACCATGGTGGGGGAGCGCGGGTACCGGCTTTCCGGCGGTGAACGCCAGCGCATGACCATTGCACGGCTGCTGCTGGCACAACCGCGCATCGTCATCCTGGATGAGGCGACGGCGGCCCTGGACTCGACGTCCGAGGCCGCGGTCCAGGCCGCCCTGGGGGAGGCCCTGCAGGGCCGGACCGCCGTCGTTATTGCGCACCGGCTCTCCACCATCCGCAACGCGGACCGCATCCTGGTGATTGAGGACGGACGGATTGCGGAGCAGGGCACGCACTCGCAGCTGCTGGCACAGGGAGGACGTTACGCGGAGCTCTACAACACACAGTTCGCAGCAGATCCGGCAGCGGAAAGCGATACCGCCGCCAGGTCCTAG
- a CDS encoding sugar ABC transporter permease, with the protein MSTLRQVRLRTGKRRGSNESVWAALPWIGPVLLLIFGIVIFPAGYMIYSSTRRISQAGTNVEGVGAANFLTVFEDPNLPRILLNTVVWVVVVVTLTVAISLALANFLNKPFPGRTFVRMAVVVPWAASVVMTTTVFYYGLDRDYGIINKFLVDVGLMDASYGFTKNTATALAAAIVVGVFVSIPFTTYTLLAGLQAVPGDALEAAKMDGAGPARTYFSVVLPQLRGALAVAVLINIINVFNNLPILRIMTGSIPGYSADTLMTYIFKVLQFDRRLDVASALSVVNFAVVLVIVAAYVKIVRPMKEA; encoded by the coding sequence ATGAGCACACTTCGGCAGGTACGCCTGCGTACCGGCAAGCGGCGGGGCAGCAATGAAAGCGTGTGGGCCGCGCTGCCCTGGATCGGTCCGGTCCTGCTGCTGATCTTCGGCATTGTTATTTTCCCCGCCGGCTACATGATCTACAGCTCCACCCGGCGTATCAGCCAGGCCGGAACCAATGTGGAGGGTGTGGGAGCGGCGAACTTCCTCACCGTCTTCGAGGACCCCAACCTGCCGCGGATCCTGCTTAACACAGTGGTCTGGGTGGTGGTGGTGGTCACCTTGACCGTGGCCATTTCACTGGCCCTGGCGAACTTCCTGAACAAGCCGTTTCCAGGACGCACCTTTGTGCGGATGGCAGTGGTGGTCCCGTGGGCGGCCAGCGTGGTCATGACTACCACCGTGTTCTACTACGGCCTGGACCGCGACTACGGCATCATTAACAAGTTCCTGGTGGACGTGGGGCTGATGGATGCCTCCTACGGGTTCACCAAGAACACGGCCACGGCGCTCGCCGCCGCCATTGTGGTGGGTGTGTTTGTATCCATCCCCTTTACTACCTACACGCTGCTGGCCGGCCTGCAGGCCGTGCCGGGGGACGCGCTGGAAGCGGCCAAGATGGACGGTGCCGGACCGGCGCGCACCTACTTCAGCGTGGTGCTTCCCCAGTTGCGCGGCGCCCTGGCGGTGGCGGTGCTGATCAACATCATCAACGTGTTCAACAACCTGCCCATCCTGAGGATCATGACCGGGTCCATTCCGGGCTACAGCGCCGACACCCTGATGACGTACATCTTCAAGGTCCTGCAGTTCGACCGGCGCCTGGATGTGGCCAGTGCGCTCAGCGTCGTTAATTTCGCCGTCGTGCTGGTGATAGTGGCCGCCTACGTGAAGATCGTTCGACCCATGAAGGAGGCCTGA
- a CDS encoding DeoR/GlpR family DNA-binding transcription regulator, with the protein MEKTERLNSILDLLAARGHVQVEDVMAELKVSPATARRDLDTLAAQRLLTRTRGGATMEAVAYDLPTRYTRDDHTAQKQAIAQAASALVPKGAVIGLCGGTTSTAIAQALGMRRDLMEPSSKPTLTVVTNAINIAVQLVVRPNIRVMVTGGVVNPRSYELVGPYTDVILQRVALDLAFVGVNGLDAEVGPTVSDEGEAAVNSLMSQRASETYIVADSSKIGTRSFATLSGYVFSNLITDSGITEGEKAEFESRGTRVIVAPAKTVTGSAQRAGS; encoded by the coding sequence ATGGAAAAGACTGAGCGGCTCAACTCCATCCTCGACCTCCTGGCTGCGCGCGGCCACGTGCAGGTTGAGGACGTCATGGCCGAGCTGAAGGTATCCCCCGCCACCGCCCGGCGGGACCTGGATACCCTTGCCGCCCAGCGGCTCCTCACCCGGACCCGCGGCGGTGCCACCATGGAGGCAGTGGCCTATGACCTGCCGACCCGGTACACCCGCGATGACCACACTGCGCAAAAGCAGGCCATCGCGCAGGCCGCCAGTGCGCTGGTGCCCAAGGGCGCGGTGATCGGACTTTGCGGCGGAACCACCAGCACGGCCATTGCCCAGGCCCTGGGCATGCGCCGGGACCTGATGGAACCGTCCAGCAAACCCACGCTCACGGTTGTCACCAATGCCATTAACATCGCCGTGCAACTGGTGGTCCGGCCGAATATCCGCGTTATGGTGACCGGCGGCGTCGTGAACCCGAGATCCTATGAGCTGGTGGGGCCCTACACCGATGTGATCCTTCAGCGCGTAGCCCTGGACCTGGCCTTTGTGGGGGTCAACGGGCTCGACGCCGAGGTAGGCCCCACAGTCAGCGATGAAGGGGAGGCTGCAGTGAATTCACTGATGTCGCAGCGGGCCTCCGAAACCTACATCGTGGCCGACTCCTCCAAAATCGGCACCCGGAGCTTCGCGACGCTGAGCGGCTACGTCTTCAGCAACCTGATCACCGACAGCGGTATCACCGAGGGCGAGAAAGCGGAGTTCGAAAGCCGCGGAACCCGGGTTATTGTGGCGCCGGCGAAAACGGTCACCGGGTCCGCCCAGCGGGCAGGGAGCTGA
- a CDS encoding hexose kinase, with product MTANPALDETYAVSAFTPGGSHRVSPPLVRAGGKGLNVARVAHQLGAPVLAVATCGGLTGERCREDLLGSGIPHRLVPVTAATRRTMAFVDSTSGLTSIFNETGLPLTSAQWQELERQVDAAMSGASVVVGSGSLPPGAPAGFYPDLVHAAAGRDIPCIIDASGADLVRAAEAGAFALKPNQHELREATGEEDLRRAARSLLDAGARTVFLSCGEAGLLAFSATDPDHYLHARLGRTLTGNPTGAGDAAVAAVAVTLAAGSRDTARMLRLAAACSSAAVLMPAAGEIPSSYRSLQEQITITSHHDRTASAVLEEN from the coding sequence GTGACCGCCAATCCCGCCCTGGACGAGACCTATGCTGTTTCGGCCTTCACCCCGGGCGGCAGCCACCGGGTTTCCCCTCCCCTGGTCCGGGCCGGCGGCAAAGGCCTCAATGTTGCACGGGTGGCGCACCAGCTCGGCGCGCCGGTGCTGGCCGTTGCCACCTGCGGCGGGCTGACCGGCGAGCGCTGCCGTGAGGACCTCCTCGGCAGCGGAATCCCGCACCGGCTGGTGCCGGTCACCGCGGCAACGCGGCGGACCATGGCGTTCGTGGACAGCACCTCGGGCCTCACCAGCATCTTCAACGAAACCGGGCTGCCCCTCACCTCCGCCCAGTGGCAGGAACTTGAGCGCCAGGTGGACGCCGCCATGTCCGGGGCAAGCGTGGTGGTGGGCTCAGGCAGCCTCCCGCCGGGGGCCCCTGCCGGGTTCTACCCGGATCTGGTCCACGCCGCGGCCGGCCGGGACATCCCCTGCATCATCGACGCCTCGGGCGCGGACCTGGTGCGGGCGGCCGAGGCTGGTGCCTTCGCACTCAAACCCAACCAGCACGAGCTGAGGGAAGCCACCGGCGAAGAAGACCTGCGCCGGGCGGCGCGTTCCCTGCTCGACGCCGGCGCGCGGACGGTTTTCCTCAGCTGCGGGGAGGCTGGACTGCTCGCATTTTCCGCAACGGATCCGGACCACTACTTGCACGCCCGGCTGGGACGGACCCTGACCGGCAACCCCACCGGCGCAGGCGATGCGGCGGTGGCCGCCGTCGCGGTGACTCTGGCCGCCGGCAGCCGGGACACCGCCCGCATGCTCCGCCTGGCGGCCGCCTGTTCCTCCGCCGCCGTGCTGATGCCGGCGGCCGGTGAAATCCCGTCCAGCTACCGCTCCCTGCAGGAGCAGATCACCATCACCTCGCATCATGACCGCACCGCATCCGCTGTACTGGAGGAAAACTGA
- a CDS encoding class II fructose-bisphosphate aldolase: MGLTPTRTLVADAFAAGTGIGSFNVLHLETAEAIVEGAEAAGLPVILQISENCASYHGALEPLAAACLSVASAAAVPVALHLDHAQDEDLVHQAVRLGFGSVMYDGAHLPYSENVAATARVVKHAEPLGVFVEAELGKIGGKDGAHAPGVRTDPFEAADFVMSTGVDALAVAVGSSHAMAQRTAALDLDLIAELHSALPIPLVLHGSSGVADAMLAAAIAAGMTKINVSTHLNGFFTRAVRQSLGTDPDLVDSRKYFSAGRRALAPEASRLLSLFALSANAEKAVTHGKD, encoded by the coding sequence ATGGGTCTTACACCAACCCGGACACTCGTGGCGGACGCTTTTGCCGCAGGGACCGGCATCGGCAGCTTCAATGTCCTGCACCTGGAGACGGCGGAAGCCATTGTCGAGGGCGCCGAAGCGGCAGGGCTGCCGGTGATACTGCAGATTTCGGAGAACTGCGCCTCCTACCACGGCGCCCTTGAACCGCTGGCGGCAGCATGCCTGTCCGTGGCCTCGGCCGCAGCCGTGCCCGTTGCCCTGCATCTGGACCACGCGCAGGATGAGGACCTGGTGCACCAGGCGGTCCGGCTCGGCTTCGGCTCGGTGATGTACGACGGCGCGCACCTGCCGTACAGCGAGAACGTGGCGGCCACGGCACGGGTGGTTAAGCATGCTGAGCCGCTGGGCGTGTTTGTGGAGGCCGAGCTGGGGAAGATAGGAGGCAAGGACGGTGCACACGCTCCCGGGGTACGGACGGATCCCTTCGAAGCAGCGGACTTTGTGATGTCCACCGGCGTCGACGCGCTGGCCGTTGCCGTAGGTTCCTCGCATGCCATGGCGCAGCGCACTGCCGCACTGGACCTGGACCTCATCGCGGAACTGCACTCGGCCCTGCCCATCCCCCTGGTCCTGCATGGTTCCTCCGGGGTTGCGGATGCCATGCTGGCTGCCGCCATCGCCGCCGGGATGACTAAGATTAACGTTTCCACGCACCTGAACGGCTTCTTCACCCGCGCCGTGCGCCAGTCGCTTGGAACCGACCCGGACCTGGTCGACTCCAGGAAGTACTTCTCCGCAGGCCGCCGGGCGCTCGCCCCCGAAGCAAGCCGTTTGCTGTCCCTCTTCGCGCTGAGCGCGAACGCGGAAAAGGCTGTCACCCATGGAAAAGACTGA
- a CDS encoding glucosamine-6-phosphate deaminase, with amino-acid sequence MHVVILDSPAEVGDFAAQEILRGVAAGQLRTLGVATGSSPLAIYEVLERHRSPQLSALQAFALDEYVGLDPQHPESYASVIRREVTERLGLDPANVHVPNGTAADLAAACADFEAAIRAAGGIDLQILGIGRNGHIGFNEPTSSLASRTRVKTLMSATRRDNARFFADASQVPALCLTQGLGTIGEARKVLLVAQGKAKARAVADAVEGPLSSMCPASVLQMHPHATFVLDPDAAAELKLQDYYREVRSGMDTLR; translated from the coding sequence ATGCATGTGGTGATCCTTGACAGTCCTGCCGAGGTGGGGGATTTCGCGGCGCAGGAAATCCTGCGCGGTGTGGCGGCCGGGCAGCTCCGCACCCTGGGCGTCGCCACCGGATCCTCTCCGCTGGCGATCTACGAAGTCCTGGAGCGGCACCGCAGCCCGCAACTGTCCGCGCTGCAGGCCTTTGCCCTGGACGAATACGTGGGCCTGGACCCGCAGCACCCGGAGAGTTACGCCTCAGTGATCCGCCGCGAGGTCACCGAACGGCTGGGCCTGGACCCTGCCAACGTGCACGTGCCGAACGGTACGGCCGCGGATCTGGCTGCCGCCTGCGCGGATTTCGAGGCCGCCATCCGTGCAGCCGGCGGTATTGACCTGCAGATCCTGGGCATTGGCCGGAACGGGCACATCGGCTTCAACGAGCCCACGTCGTCGCTGGCGTCCCGCACCCGGGTCAAAACCCTCATGTCCGCCACCCGGCGGGACAACGCCCGTTTCTTCGCCGACGCATCGCAGGTGCCCGCCCTGTGCCTCACCCAGGGACTGGGTACCATCGGTGAAGCGCGGAAGGTGCTGCTGGTGGCGCAGGGGAAGGCGAAGGCTCGGGCCGTTGCGGACGCGGTGGAGGGCCCGCTGTCCAGCATGTGCCCCGCCTCCGTGCTGCAGATGCACCCGCACGCCACGTTTGTCCTGGACCCCGACGCCGCCGCGGAACTGAAGCTGCAGGACTACTACCGGGAGGTCCGCAGCGGGATGGACACCCTGCGGTAG
- a CDS encoding ROK family protein has translation MSHLPPSRHSFGESVLAFDVGGTDIKAALQDNDGVFHSLQRVPTPRDAASPGEAIIREVSGLARRYVREFPQASVRALGFVVPGLVDEQAGIGIVAANLGWRNFPFARRLREENGMLPVAFGHDVGLAGEAEMHLGAGRGLRDAVVLIIGTGIAGAVFCDGRRVRAGGFAGEIGHSPVPSGTQCACGAYGCLETVGSAGAIVRRYNERTGNRTTGAEAVLRAARAGEPAAREVWDQAVAALAEGICQLAAVLGTEAVILGGGLSQAGDELTGPLVRAVDSRLSFHRRPDIRVSTLGQDAGLMGAALHARGMLGEPA, from the coding sequence ATGTCCCATCTCCCGCCGAGCCGGCATTCCTTCGGGGAATCCGTCCTGGCCTTCGATGTGGGCGGGACAGATATCAAGGCCGCCCTCCAGGACAACGACGGCGTGTTCCACTCCCTGCAGCGGGTCCCCACGCCCCGGGACGCAGCGAGCCCCGGCGAGGCGATAATCCGCGAAGTATCCGGGCTGGCCCGTCGGTACGTGCGCGAGTTCCCGCAGGCATCGGTGCGGGCCCTTGGCTTTGTGGTGCCCGGCCTCGTGGATGAGCAGGCCGGGATCGGCATTGTTGCGGCGAACCTCGGGTGGCGGAACTTCCCGTTTGCCCGGCGGCTGCGCGAGGAGAACGGCATGCTGCCGGTAGCGTTCGGGCACGACGTCGGCCTAGCCGGTGAGGCGGAAATGCACCTCGGTGCCGGACGCGGGCTGCGGGATGCAGTGGTCCTGATCATCGGCACGGGGATTGCCGGAGCGGTGTTCTGTGACGGACGCAGGGTACGTGCAGGCGGTTTTGCCGGGGAAATAGGCCACTCACCTGTCCCGTCGGGTACGCAGTGCGCGTGCGGGGCCTACGGGTGCCTGGAAACGGTGGGCTCGGCCGGTGCCATCGTCCGGCGCTACAACGAACGAACGGGCAATCGGACAACCGGTGCGGAAGCGGTGCTCAGGGCAGCCCGGGCCGGGGAGCCGGCAGCCCGGGAGGTGTGGGACCAGGCGGTGGCAGCCCTGGCCGAGGGAATCTGCCAGCTGGCCGCGGTGCTGGGGACCGAGGCAGTGATCCTGGGCGGCGGACTGTCCCAGGCCGGAGACGAATTAACCGGGCCCCTGGTCCGGGCCGTGGACTCACGGTTGTCTTTCCACCGCCGCCCGGACATCCGGGTGTCCACCCTCGGACAGGATGCCGGGCTTATGGGCGCGGCGCTGCATGCACGGGGGATGCTGGGGGAACCGGCGTGA
- a CDS encoding extracellular solute-binding protein, with amino-acid sequence MKSTLRIGLVALAASGALAVSSCGFGGSGSDGDGDASSIDLLVPSYSDGTKALWEGVIEDFEAANEGITVNLQVESWENLESVLQTKIQSGEAPDIYNGGAFSAFADEGLLYPAEDVASDETISDFQDSFAANETLDGTQYGFPLIASVRALFYNKDLFQAAGVAEPPTTWDELYAAAQKISATGTPGYGMPLGSEEAQGESLIWFAGNGGDFGDESAIAVDTPENLEAAEFMKKMIAGGVTQPDPGATQRTPMINVFAQGKIGMVYALPQTVGQIAEDNPDLNYGIASVPTRTGEPSTLGVADRLMAFKNDEDKQEAITAFMDFFYAEDNYVDWVQTEGFLPTTKSGSEAMASDEDLSTFLDMLPSAKFYPTTNPAWNTTDGAFKSLMGQLEDQEPKAVLEQIQSKADAA; translated from the coding sequence ATGAAGAGCACACTTCGAATTGGCCTGGTGGCGCTGGCAGCCTCCGGAGCACTGGCCGTTTCCTCCTGCGGTTTCGGGGGCAGCGGTTCCGACGGTGACGGCGACGCAAGTTCCATCGACCTGCTGGTGCCGAGCTACTCGGACGGCACCAAGGCGCTGTGGGAGGGCGTCATCGAGGATTTTGAAGCCGCCAATGAAGGGATCACGGTCAACCTGCAGGTTGAGTCGTGGGAAAACCTCGAATCGGTGCTGCAGACCAAGATCCAGTCCGGCGAAGCTCCGGACATCTACAACGGCGGAGCGTTTTCGGCTTTTGCCGATGAGGGACTGCTCTACCCGGCAGAGGACGTGGCGTCCGACGAAACCATCAGCGACTTCCAGGACTCGTTTGCGGCCAATGAGACGCTGGACGGCACGCAGTACGGATTCCCGCTCATTGCCTCGGTGCGCGCCCTTTTCTACAACAAGGACCTGTTCCAGGCTGCGGGTGTGGCCGAGCCTCCGACCACCTGGGATGAACTGTATGCAGCTGCGCAGAAAATCTCGGCTACCGGGACCCCCGGCTACGGCATGCCGCTGGGCTCCGAGGAAGCACAGGGTGAAAGCCTGATTTGGTTTGCTGGCAACGGCGGAGATTTCGGCGACGAATCCGCCATAGCCGTGGACACCCCGGAGAACCTCGAGGCCGCCGAATTCATGAAGAAAATGATTGCCGGAGGCGTGACCCAGCCGGATCCGGGAGCCACGCAGCGTACCCCCATGATCAACGTGTTCGCACAGGGCAAGATCGGCATGGTCTACGCCCTGCCCCAGACAGTAGGCCAGATTGCCGAGGACAACCCGGACCTGAACTACGGCATAGCCAGTGTTCCCACCCGCACCGGCGAGCCCTCCACCTTGGGCGTAGCGGACCGGCTGATGGCCTTCAAGAACGACGAGGATAAGCAGGAAGCCATCACCGCATTCATGGACTTCTTCTACGCCGAGGACAACTACGTGGACTGGGTCCAGACCGAAGGGTTCCTGCCGACTACCAAGAGCGGCTCCGAGGCGATGGCCTCGGATGAGGACCTGTCGACCTTCCTGGACATGCTCCCCAGCGCCAAGTTCTACCCCACTACCAACCCGGCCTGGAACACCACGGACGGCGCCTTCAAGTCGCTGATGGGCCAGCTTGAAGACCAGGAGCCCAAGGCAGTCCTGGAGCAGATCCAGTCCAAGGCTGACGCAGCCTGA